The following are from one region of the Stanieria cyanosphaera PCC 7437 genome:
- a CDS encoding sensor histidine kinase, with translation MSIFQPFIIKRKISSTSFEQLYSLWEKTAKMAGEEATFFTEEMFLSFIITNKINPKIDNKLEKFCLLITPQLNALLLGRLDRITDSYQINITFEPKAIADYFNRLTEQYQVTPDCFKHLQERVLLKLNNFCKPMNEFTCQVINILTANPNYEEYPSFFNNLPVEQIIHDQVEQERILNQVKIQISQHTDLPEIIQMTIEQVCSLLCLDRLVIYQLDVPIDSIESNDRNTKLIDTVTYEAKASEDINSILYFQDEICFQEAIQFKHKYRNGFSLVVNDTRTETKFNPCLQELMRRLNVKAKLVTPINVQDQLWGFLIAHQCLNSRQWQSRESRFLKQIAEYLAIAIYQNQSYQQLQAQKQLLEEQVNTKAKQLQDALLAAQVASQSKHEFIGSISHELRTPLTCIIGLSGTLLHWSLANGKIPLPVEKQQQYLKTIQDSGKQLLSLINNILEVSELEAGKYLLNISRFSLQELAKNVLQFVQEDAQNKQISLSLEFKVKLEEDLFYADRERLSEILLNLLSNGIKFTPAGGKVTLRIWKEQQKTIFEVEDNGIGISQQQLPLLFEKFQQLESFLQRTHGGVGLGLALTKQLVELHGGNISVESVLGEGSIFTVYLPNQTSEKLPVHENVLYSGEREIVETKTIILIAQQEENATLLCQLITAAGYQIVWLINVETAIEQIAVLNPNLLIIEQSFSREEIKQLKDNLPEINGGCSLKLVSLYSQLNEQKQHFSAQGIDDYLSLAMSPSELLQKIDALIK, from the coding sequence ATGTCTATTTTTCAACCTTTTATCATCAAGAGAAAGATATCCAGTACAAGTTTTGAGCAACTTTATTCTCTCTGGGAAAAAACAGCTAAAATGGCAGGCGAAGAAGCAACTTTTTTCACCGAAGAGATGTTTTTGTCTTTCATAATTACCAACAAAATCAATCCGAAAATAGATAACAAACTAGAAAAATTTTGTTTGTTAATAACGCCACAATTAAACGCATTATTATTAGGAAGATTGGACAGAATTACCGACTCTTATCAAATCAATATTACTTTCGAGCCAAAAGCAATCGCTGATTATTTTAATAGGTTAACCGAACAATATCAAGTTACTCCCGATTGTTTTAAACATTTACAAGAGCGCGTACTCTTAAAATTAAATAATTTTTGCAAACCCATGAATGAATTTACTTGTCAAGTTATCAACATCTTAACTGCAAATCCAAATTATGAAGAATATCCCAGTTTTTTTAACAATCTTCCTGTTGAACAAATTATTCACGATCAAGTAGAACAAGAACGAATTCTCAATCAAGTAAAAATCCAAATCAGTCAACATACAGATTTGCCAGAGATTATACAGATGACAATCGAGCAGGTTTGTAGTTTATTGTGCTTAGATCGTTTAGTTATTTATCAATTAGATGTGCCAATTGATTCAATTGAGTCTAATGATCGTAACACTAAATTAATCGATACTGTTACTTATGAAGCTAAAGCTTCTGAGGATATTAATTCGATTTTATATTTTCAAGATGAAATTTGTTTTCAAGAGGCTATCCAATTTAAACATAAATATCGCAATGGATTTAGTTTAGTTGTTAATGATACACGAACCGAGACAAAATTTAATCCTTGTCTACAAGAATTGATGAGAAGATTAAATGTTAAAGCTAAATTAGTTACACCGATTAACGTTCAAGATCAACTTTGGGGATTTTTAATTGCTCATCAATGTTTAAATTCAAGACAATGGCAAAGTAGAGAGAGCAGGTTTCTGAAACAAATTGCTGAATATTTAGCTATTGCAATTTATCAAAATCAATCTTATCAACAATTACAAGCACAAAAACAACTATTAGAAGAACAAGTTAATACCAAAGCTAAACAGCTACAAGACGCATTACTTGCTGCCCAAGTGGCTAGTCAATCTAAACATGAATTTATTGGTAGTATTAGTCATGAATTACGAACACCTCTAACGTGCATTATTGGCTTGTCTGGTACTTTATTGCACTGGTCATTAGCTAATGGAAAAATTCCTCTCCCTGTAGAAAAACAACAACAATATCTTAAAACCATTCAAGATAGTGGAAAACAACTTTTATCATTAATTAATAATATTTTAGAAGTTTCGGAACTAGAAGCTGGAAAATATTTATTAAATATCAGTCGGTTTTCTTTACAGGAATTAGCTAAAAACGTTTTACAATTTGTTCAAGAAGATGCTCAAAATAAACAAATTAGTTTAAGTTTAGAATTTAAAGTAAAGTTAGAAGAAGATTTATTTTATGCAGACCGAGAAAGATTAAGCGAGATTCTGTTAAATTTATTGAGTAACGGAATTAAATTTACCCCTGCAGGCGGAAAAGTTACGCTTAGAATTTGGAAAGAACAACAAAAAACTATTTTTGAAGTTGAAGATAATGGTATTGGAATTTCTCAACAACAATTACCTTTGTTATTTGAAAAGTTTCAGCAACTAGAAAGTTTTCTGCAACGTACTCATGGAGGCGTAGGATTAGGTTTAGCTTTAACCAAACAATTAGTAGAATTGCACGGTGGTAATATTTCAGTAGAATCTGTTTTAGGGGAAGGTTCTATTTTTACTGTTTATTTGCCTAATCAAACTTCAGAAAAATTACCCGTACATGAAAATGTATTATATAGCGGTGAGCGCGAAATTGTTGAAACAAAAACTATTATTTTGATCGCTCAACAAGAAGAAAATGCTACTTTACTGTGTCAATTAATTACTGCTGCTGGTTACCAAATTGTTTGGTTAATTAATGTTGAAACAGCTATTGAACAAATTGCAGTTTTAAATCCTAATTTATTAATTATTGAGCAAAGTTTTTCTCGGGAAGAAATTAAACAATTAAAAGATAATTTACCTGAAATAAACGGAGGCTGTTCTTTAAAATTGGTTTCGTTATATTCTCAATTAAACGAACAAAAACAACATTTTTCTGCACAAGGGATAGATGATTATTTATCCTTAGCAATGTCTCCCAGTGAACTACTACAAAAAATTGATGCTTTAATTAAATGA
- a CDS encoding alpha/beta hydrolase: MNKQTIKKFLLKLMMPKLWQLLLKTSVVMIILSASHPVLAAEEVIFTHGILSQSVSIEELEQFALTGEMSPSVQFLFDYSKQNPEVVRSVLTQPLPTNQILMANLFNTAPGELVLGETSQLFHTKSHRSSKEALRATLIASAQDDNQISLLELLQNYPTTQVYIDSKSLGNTVRTVNNLVNTVENNFELPLTVLEDWIKGL; encoded by the coding sequence ATGAATAAACAAACAATAAAAAAATTCTTATTGAAGTTGATGATGCCAAAATTATGGCAATTATTACTTAAAACTAGTGTAGTGATGATAATTTTGAGTGCTAGCCATCCAGTCTTAGCTGCTGAAGAAGTTATTTTTACTCACGGTATTCTTTCTCAATCAGTTTCGATTGAGGAACTAGAACAATTTGCCTTAACTGGAGAAATGTCTCCATCAGTTCAATTTTTGTTTGATTATAGTAAGCAAAATCCTGAAGTTGTTCGTTCTGTGTTGACTCAACCCTTGCCTACCAATCAAATCTTGATGGCAAATTTGTTTAACACCGCACCAGGAGAATTAGTTTTAGGAGAAACTAGCCAATTATTTCATACTAAATCACATCGGTCTAGTAAAGAAGCTTTAAGAGCTACGTTAATTGCCTCTGCTCAAGATGACAATCAAATCTCATTATTAGAATTGTTGCAAAACTATCCAACTACACAAGTTTATATAGACAGTAAATCTTTAGGAAATACAGTAAGAACTGTGAACAACTTGGTTAATACTGTAGAAAACAATTTTGAGCTACCCTTAACTGTTTTGGAAGATTGGATCAAAGGTTTGTAA
- a CDS encoding N-acetylmannosamine-6-phosphate 2-epimerase, producing MNQLLNQLKSKLIVSCQAPVNSPLHHPELIAAIATACVNQGAAGVRIDTPSHVQAVRKQLPAIPIIGLWKQQNLGSEVYITPRYQDAYAIAQAGADIIAIDATTRERPGGETVTEIIERIHAELGKLVMADVDSFENAQSAVAAGANVVGTTLYGYTQATKHLIPPGYDLLAEMVEKLTVPVICEGGIASPTMAKQALELGADAVVVGTAITGIDLLTQSFQSIFE from the coding sequence ATGAATCAATTATTAAATCAGTTAAAATCAAAATTAATTGTTTCTTGTCAAGCACCAGTCAATTCACCTCTTCATCATCCCGAGCTTATTGCTGCGATCGCAACTGCTTGTGTTAATCAAGGTGCTGCAGGAGTTAGAATCGATACTCCTAGTCATGTTCAAGCTGTGAGAAAACAATTACCAGCAATTCCGATTATTGGTTTATGGAAACAACAGAATTTAGGTAGCGAAGTTTATATTACACCTCGTTATCAAGATGCTTACGCGATCGCTCAAGCTGGTGCAGATATTATTGCGATAGATGCTACCACAAGAGAACGTCCGGGAGGAGAAACCGTTACAGAAATTATTGAACGCATTCACGCCGAACTAGGAAAATTAGTCATGGCAGATGTAGATAGTTTTGAAAATGCCCAAAGTGCTGTAGCAGCAGGGGCAAATGTAGTAGGAACAACTCTTTATGGTTACACCCAAGCAACTAAACACCTTATTCCCCCTGGTTATGATTTACTAGCAGAAATGGTAGAAAAACTAACTGTACCTGTGATTTGTGAAGGAGGAATTGCTTCACCAACAATGGCAAAACAAGCCTTAGAATTAGGTGCAGATGCTGTAGTTGTAGGTACTGCCATTACAGGCATTGACTTACTTACTCAATCCTTTCAATCCATATTTGAGTAA
- the cobN gene encoding cobaltochelatase subunit CobN, producing MHRLNATPGGWNPNTEGVIIIDQTPAPIVFLTSADTDIQTLAKSLTYFPSNFPEIRVNNLLNLQQQLSIDTYVETVLSQARIVILRLLGGRTYWSYGLEAVKEITEATDAALWVLPGDDRPDPDLVSHSTIPLAVVNQLWRYFTEGGIENYFNAFCFISDICLNTNYQPPQPQVIPRLGLYPYLTQSKHNYQVGILFYRSHYLAGNTLVIDALCQALIARNLEPVPIFISSLREAEVQAELLNIFQKQPMQILLNTTSFALAQINDESQIQFWQQLNMPILQVILSGSTKQQWETSWQGLTPRDVAMNVALPEVDGRIITTAISFKSVKNWQEKLETDVVIYQPDCDRVNFVADLTANWVKLKQTSVSERKIALILANYPNKDGRIANGVGLDTPASCIEILKACAKAGYWVEDLPASGDELIKRLTTGITNDLESRDIRTVYQSLSIEEYQQYFQTLPEKVQQEIVARWDNVEAIHELPLQNDQLPIPGIQLGNIFVGIQPSRGYDRDPSLNYHAPDLEPTHEYLAYYYWLREKFRVQAIVHVGKHGNLEWLPGKSLALSSTCYPEVVLQTIPNLYPFIVNDPGEGSQAKRRSHAVIIDHLTPPLTRAELYDGLAKLETLIDEYYEAQTLDPARLPTISDRISQLIQQENLDRDLGIKDVDTQSISQFLTIADGYLCELKEAQIRDGLHIFGQCPQGRQLRDLILAIARFPNLNRLGLTSAIALDLGLDFEPLNWREEEEKRRWEDIKDKFAAIREILPNIQFKSPQNLPDVVEILELIAAELVEELIGQSLSKDRCIDAQIDNECSSQSMSTDTHRLTQINYQRLSAFISGSFPHTHRQLQWIETQLLPSLQQTKQEITNLLNALNGKYIPSGASGAPTRGRPEVLPTGRNFYSVDIRAIPTETAWTVGSKAAEAVIERYTQENGEYPKSLAVSIWGTSTMRTGGDDVAQVMALMGVRPIWDNFSRRVVDFEILSPGVLGRPRVDVTVRVSGFFRDSFPNILNLLNNITKAIASLEESPEINPLSAQVKTETKFWQQQGLDQQSASTRASYRIFGSKPGAYGAGLQGLIESQNWQSDEDLARAYINWSSYAYDAQGNGHSAPESFNNRLKQLQIVLHNQDNREHDLLDSDDYYQFQGGLTAAVRSVTGKNPTVYFGDNSLPNNPKVKQLSEEIAKVYRSRVINPKWIAGVMRHGYKGAFEMAATVDYLFAYDATTKCVSDYMYEGIAQAYILDQQVQQFIQDKNPWALRDLAERLLEANQRGMWQEVKQEMLEELKNIVNHTEGIIENLS from the coding sequence ATGCACAGATTAAATGCAACTCCTGGAGGTTGGAATCCTAATACAGAAGGGGTAATTATTATTGACCAAACTCCTGCACCAATTGTTTTTCTAACCTCTGCTGATACAGATATTCAAACTTTAGCTAAATCTTTGACTTATTTTCCCAGTAATTTCCCTGAAATAAGAGTAAATAATCTTTTAAACTTACAGCAACAATTAAGTATAGACACCTACGTAGAAACAGTATTATCTCAAGCTAGAATTGTTATTCTACGTTTATTAGGTGGACGTACTTATTGGTCTTATGGTTTAGAAGCAGTAAAAGAAATTACAGAAGCTACTGATGCTGCTTTATGGGTACTTCCAGGGGACGATCGCCCTGATCCTGATTTAGTTAGTCATTCGACAATTCCTTTAGCTGTGGTTAATCAATTATGGCGTTATTTCACCGAAGGTGGCATTGAAAATTATTTTAATGCTTTTTGTTTTATTAGCGATATTTGTTTAAATACTAACTATCAACCTCCTCAACCTCAAGTAATTCCTCGACTTGGATTGTATCCTTACCTAACTCAATCAAAACATAATTATCAAGTAGGAATACTTTTTTATCGTTCTCATTATTTGGCTGGAAATACTTTAGTAATTGACGCTCTTTGTCAAGCTTTAATCGCAAGAAATTTAGAACCCGTACCGATTTTTATTTCTTCTTTGAGAGAAGCAGAAGTCCAAGCAGAATTATTAAATATTTTTCAAAAACAACCAATGCAAATTTTGCTTAATACTACTAGTTTTGCTTTGGCGCAAATTAATGATGAATCTCAAATTCAATTTTGGCAACAATTAAATATGCCAATTTTACAAGTAATTTTAAGCGGAAGCACTAAACAACAATGGGAAACAAGTTGGCAAGGTTTAACACCTAGAGATGTAGCAATGAATGTTGCTTTGCCAGAAGTAGATGGGCGCATTATTACTACAGCTATTTCTTTTAAATCGGTTAAAAATTGGCAAGAAAAATTAGAAACAGATGTGGTGATTTACCAACCTGACTGCGATCGCGTTAATTTTGTGGCAGATTTAACTGCTAATTGGGTAAAGTTAAAACAAACTTCTGTTTCGGAAAGAAAAATAGCTTTAATCTTGGCTAATTATCCTAACAAAGATGGCAGAATTGCTAACGGAGTGGGGTTAGATACTCCTGCTAGTTGTATTGAAATTTTAAAAGCTTGTGCTAAAGCAGGTTATTGGGTTGAAGATTTGCCTGCTTCTGGAGATGAATTAATTAAACGTCTAACTACAGGTATTACTAACGATTTAGAAAGTCGAGACATTCGTACTGTTTATCAATCTTTATCAATCGAAGAATACCAACAGTATTTTCAAACCTTACCAGAAAAAGTTCAACAGGAAATTGTTGCCCGATGGGATAATGTAGAAGCGATTCATGAATTGCCCCTACAAAACGATCAATTACCAATTCCTGGCATTCAATTAGGTAATATATTTGTAGGTATACAACCATCAAGAGGATACGACCGCGATCCGAGTTTAAATTATCATGCCCCAGATTTAGAACCGACTCACGAATATCTGGCTTATTATTATTGGTTGAGAGAGAAGTTTCGGGTACAAGCGATCGTTCATGTTGGTAAACACGGTAATTTGGAATGGTTACCAGGCAAAAGTTTAGCTTTATCTTCCACTTGTTATCCTGAAGTCGTCTTACAAACTATTCCTAATCTCTATCCTTTTATTGTTAATGATCCAGGAGAAGGTTCTCAAGCAAAAAGAAGATCTCACGCAGTAATCATCGATCATCTTACACCACCTCTAACCCGTGCGGAATTGTATGATGGACTTGCTAAACTGGAAACTCTGATTGATGAATATTACGAAGCACAAACTTTAGATCCTGCCAGACTACCAACTATTAGCGATCGCATTTCTCAATTAATTCAACAAGAAAACTTGGATCGAGATTTGGGAATTAAAGATGTAGATACTCAAAGCATCTCTCAATTCCTTACTATTGCCGATGGTTATCTTTGCGAACTCAAAGAAGCCCAAATTCGGGATGGTTTACACATTTTTGGGCAATGTCCTCAAGGAAGACAATTAAGAGACTTAATTCTAGCGATTGCTCGTTTTCCTAACCTTAATCGTCTTGGTTTAACTAGTGCGATCGCTCTTGATTTGGGTTTGGATTTTGAGCCACTGAATTGGAGAGAGGAAGAAGAGAAGAGGAGGTGGGAAGATATTAAAGATAAATTTGCTGCTATCAGAGAAATATTACCCAATATTCAATTCAAATCACCGCAGAATCTTCCAGATGTTGTCGAAATTTTAGAATTAATCGCTGCGGAATTAGTAGAAGAGTTAATTGGGCAAAGTCTATCTAAGGATAGATGCATAGATGCACAAATTGATAATGAATGTTCATCACAATCAATGTCCACAGATACACACAGATTAACACAGATTAATTATCAGCGTTTATCAGCGTTCATCAGTGGCTCTTTTCCCCATACTCATCGACAATTACAATGGATCGAAACGCAACTTCTTCCTTCACTTCAGCAAACTAAACAAGAAATAACTAATCTCCTCAATGCCTTAAATGGCAAATATATTCCTAGTGGCGCATCTGGCGCACCTACCAGAGGTAGACCAGAAGTACTACCCACTGGCAGAAACTTTTATTCAGTAGATATTCGTGCTATTCCTACAGAAACTGCCTGGACAGTAGGAAGTAAAGCAGCAGAAGCCGTAATTGAACGTTATACCCAGGAAAATGGTGAATATCCTAAATCCTTAGCTGTTTCAATCTGGGGAACTTCTACCATGCGGACAGGTGGTGATGATGTCGCCCAAGTAATGGCACTCATGGGAGTGCGTCCAATTTGGGATAACTTTTCCCGTCGGGTAGTAGATTTTGAAATACTTTCTCCTGGAGTATTAGGAAGACCGAGGGTTGATGTGACGGTGAGAGTATCAGGCTTTTTTCGCGACTCTTTTCCCAATATACTCAACTTACTTAATAATATCACAAAAGCGATCGCGTCTCTAGAAGAATCTCCAGAAATTAATCCTTTATCTGCTCAAGTCAAAACAGAAACGAAGTTTTGGCAACAACAAGGATTAGATCAACAATCAGCTTCCACCAGAGCGAGTTATAGAATTTTTGGTTCTAAACCAGGTGCTTATGGTGCAGGTTTACAAGGTTTAATTGAGTCACAAAATTGGCAAAGCGATGAAGATTTAGCTCGTGCTTATATTAATTGGAGTAGTTACGCTTACGATGCTCAAGGCAATGGACATTCTGCACCAGAATCCTTTAATAATAGATTAAAACAATTACAAATAGTCCTTCACAATCAAGACAACCGCGAACACGATTTATTAGACTCCGATGATTATTATCAATTCCAAGGAGGTTTAACCGCAGCAGTTCGTTCTGTCACAGGCAAAAATCCCACCGTTTATTTTGGGGACAATTCTCTGCCGAATAACCCCAAAGTCAAACAATTATCAGAAGAAATTGCTAAAGTTTATCGTTCCCGTGTCATTAATCCGAAATGGATTGCAGGAGTCATGCGTCATGGTTATAAAGGTGCTTTTGAAATGGCTGCTACAGTAGATTATTTATTTGCTTATGATGCGACAACTAAATGCGTTTCCGATTATATGTATGAAGGAATAGCTCAAGCTTACATTTTAGATCAACAAGTACAACAGTTTATTCAGGATAAAAACCCTTGGGCATTAAGAGATTTGGCAGAAAGATTATTAGAAGCTAATCAAAGGGGAATGTGGCAAGAAGTTAAGCAAGAAATGTTAGAAGAGTTGAAAAATATTGTGAATCATACTGAGGGAATAATTGAAAACCTCAGCTAA